One region of Gigantopelta aegis isolate Gae_Host chromosome 7, Gae_host_genome, whole genome shotgun sequence genomic DNA includes:
- the LOC121377626 gene encoding uncharacterized protein LOC121377626: METSNSGLDVDSPVWVPSASEDEEQVHIFKKLSRSEKLIQFLTIFSFSLFFGLFLIQANMAWQSYQMLQQLSRGPDIPDTVYSLYFDYMESGLDPNQVDLRANTTIFVH, encoded by the exons ATGGAGACGTCTAACAGTGGGCTGGACGTGGACAGTCCTGTCTGGGTTCCTTCGGCTTCTGAGGACGAGGAGCAAGTTCACATATTCAAGAAACT gAGTCGCAGTGAGAAACTCATACAGTTCCTGACAATTTTCAGTTTCAGTCTTTTCTTCGGACTCTTCCTGATACAGGCCAACATGGCGTGGCAGTCCTATCAG ATGCTGCAGCAGCTATCTCGAGGTCCCGACATTCCCGACACGGTCTACAGTCTCTATTTCGACTACATGGAATCGGGACTTGACCCCAATCAGGTGGATCTTCGTGCTAACACGACAATATTCGTACACTAG